The Morococcus cerebrosus sequence TCGCCTTCAAGGCTTTGGCTATTTTGGTGTGTTGGTAGAACTCTTTGCCGTTATCCATGGTGATGGTGTGGACTCTGGCTTTATATGCCTTTAATACCCTAATGGCCGCCCGGGCAGTGTCTTCGGCTTTTAAGTTCTTTAATTTGCAGATGATGGTGTAGCGGGTAGTGCGTTCGACCAAGGTCAATAACGCGCTTTTCTGATTTTTGCCGACGATGGTGTCGGCCTCCCAATCGCCGATGCGGGTTTTCTGGTCGACGATAGCAGGTCGGTTTTCTATGCCGACGCGGTCGGGCACTTTGCCTCTGGTCCATGTGCTGCCGTAGCGTTTGCGGTAGGGTTTGCTGCATATTCTGAGATGTTGCCACAAAGTGCCGCCGTTGCTTTTGTCTTGGCGGAGGTAGCGGTAAACGGTGCTGTGATGGAGTGTGATCCCGTGGTGTTTATGCAGGTAGGCACATACTTGTTCGGGACTGAGTTTGCGGCGGATAAGGGTGTCGATGTGTTGAATCAGCTGCGAATCGAGTTTATAGGGTTTTCGCCGGTGCTGTTTGGTCAGCCGGCTTTGCCGTTGGGCTTTATCGGCGCTGTATTGCTGCCCTTGGATGCAGTACCGCTTGATTTCTCGGCTGATGGTGCTTTTGTGGCGGTTGAGCTGTTTGGCGATTTCGGCGATGGTGCAGTGGCGGGACAGGTATTGGATATGGTATCGTTCGTCTTGGGTCAGTTGTGTGTAGCCCATGGCAATCTTTCTTGCAGGAAAGGCCGTATGCTACCGCATACTGGCCTTTTTCTGTTATGGAAAGTTGCACTTCAAATGCGAATCCGCCGACCTCTTTATCACCACTTCAGGGGCTGCCGACATTTCATTTTCCAAGTGGTTTTTTGCTTCCAAAACGAAAACTATCGGACGCCGGCAGGCCCTAAGGCGTCCCACACCTTCAACGCATCCGCCGTCGCCTTCACATCATGCACGCGCACGATTTGTGCACCGCGCGCCACAGAAGCCAGCGCCGCCGCCACGCTGCCGTGTACGCGCGCCGCTGCGTCCGCCTCGCCGGTCAGCTCGCCTATCATGCGTTTGCGCGACACACCGATCAGCAGCGGGAAACCCGTTTCCGCCATCAATTCGGGCAAGTGCTGCATCAGCGCGATATTGTGTTGCAGGTTTTTACCGAAACCGAAGCCCGGATCGAGCGCGATGCGTTGCGGAGCGATGCCTGCCGCGATACATTCCGCCGCCCTCTCTTTCAAATACCGCGCCACTTCGCCGACAACATCTTGATATTTCGGATTAATCTGCATGTTTTCGGGCAAACCCTGCATGTGCATCAGGCAAATGCCCGTGTCCGCCTGACGCGCCAGCAATTCGACCGCGCCCTCGTCGGTCAACGCCGCTATATCATTAATAATATCGACGCCGCCGAGCGCCAACGCTTTTTCCATAATCACCGTGCGGCGCGTGTCCAAACTGACAGGAACGCCCCACCCCGCCACTTCCGCCAATACAGGCTCAATCCTCGCCCATTCTTCTTCAGGCGAAACATAATCCGCACCCGGCCGCGTCGATTCGCCGCCGATGTCGAGAATGTCCGCGCCCTCTTTCAAAAGCCGTTCGGCGTGCGCCAAGGCTGTTTGGGCGTTTTGCGAATATACGCCGCCGTCGGAAAAAGAATCGGGTGTCAGGTTGACGATACCCATGATTTTCGGCTTGTCCAAACCGATTTCAAACCTGCCTGCCTGCCAGATGCGCGTGGTCATGATGGTGTTCCGTAAAATAATGAAGACGAAATTATAGGTCCTTGGATTCGGATTTCAAGTGCAACACTAGGGTACCAGTGGTTGGAACAGATTTAAGAATAAAACACTTGGCGTTTCGTAGCCAAGTGTTTTTCTCGGCCGGTGGTTCAACTCATCTTGAACCCTGCGTATCTCCCGATCGCTGATGTTTCGGAAATCGGTTTGTTTGGGGAAATATTGCCGGATGAGTCCATTGGTGTTCTCATTCAGCCCTTTCTCCCAAGAATGGTAAGGGCGGCAAAAATAGGTTTTCGCCTTCAATGCTTTGGCTATTTTGGTGTGTTGGTAGAACTCTTTGCCGTTATCCATGGTGATGGTGTGGACTCTGGCTTTATATGCCTTTAATACCCTAATGGCCGCCCGGGCAGTGTCTTCGGCTTTTAAGTTCTTTAATTTGCAGATGATGGTGTAGCGGGTAGTGCGTTCGACCAAGGTCAATAACGCGCTTTTCTGATTTTTGCCGACGATGGTGTCGGCCTCCCAATCGCCGATGCGGGTTTTCCGGTCGACGATAGCAGGTCGGTTCTCTATGCCGACGCGGTCGGGCACTTTGCCTCTGGTCCATGTGCTGCCGTAGCGTTTGCGGTAGGGTTTGCTGCATATTCTGAGGTGTTGCCACAAAGTGCCGCCGTTGCTTTTGTCTTGGCGGAGGTAGCGGTAAATAGTGCTGTGATGGAGTGTGATCCCGTGGTGTTTATGCAGGTAGGCACATACTTGTTCGGGACTGAGTTTGCGGCGGATAAGGGTGTCGATGTGTTGAACCAGCTGCGAATCGAGCTTATAGGGTTTTCGCCGGTGCTGTTTGGTCAGCCGGCTTTGCTTCTGTGCTTTTTCGGCGCTGTATTGCTGTCCTTGGATGCAGTGCCGCTTGATTTCTCGGCTGATGGTGCTTTTGTGGCGGTTGAGCTGTTTGGCGATTTCGGCGATGGTGCAGTGGCGGGACAGGTATTGGATATGGTATCGTTCGTCTTGGGTCAGTTGTGTGTAGCTCATGGCAATCTTTCTTGCAGGAAAGGCCGTATGCTACCGCATACTGGCCTTTTTCTGTTATGGAAAGTTGCACTTCAAATGCGAATCCGCCGTCGTCTGAAAACATCATGCAGCTTTCAGACGACCCCGTTTTACAAATCCTGCCGTTTAATGCAAAAATCAGGTTTCCCGTCCTAATCCGCCTGACAAAGGAAACAGCCATGTACCGACACGTCGAATATTACCCCGGTGACCCGATTTTAAGTTTGGTCGAAACCTTCAAAAACGACCCGCGCCCCGAAAAAGTCAATTTGAGTATAGGCATTTATTTCGACGACGAAGGCAAAATGCCCGTATTGGAATCCGTGAACCGTGCCGAAACCGCCCGCGCCGCCACGCCTGCACCGTCGCCCTACCTGCCGATGGAGGGCTTGAACACTTACCGCAGCGCGGTGCAGCATTTATTGTTCGGCAAAGACAACCCCGCGCTCGCACAAGGGCGCATCGTTACCGTACAAACTTTGGGCGGCTCAGGCGCGCTCAAAGTCGGGGCGGATTTCCTGCACCGCTGGTTCCCCGCAGCGCGCGCCTACGTCAGCGACCCGACTTGGGACAACCACCGCGGCATTTTTGAAGGCGCCGGTTTCGAGGTCGGCACTTATCCTTATTACGACCCCGCCACCGTCGGCGTCAAATTCGACGAAATGACCGCGTTTTTCAACACCCTGCCCGAACACAGCGTCCTAATCCTACACCCCTGCTGCCACAATCCGACCGGCGTGGATATGTCGGAACAGCAATGGGACGAAGTGTTGCAAATCATCAAAACGCGCAAACTGATTCCGTTTATGGACATCGCCTACCAAGGCTTCGGCGGCGATTTGGACAGCGATGCCTACGCCATCCGCAAAGCGGTGGAAATGGAATTGCCGCTGTTCGTCAGCAATTCCTTCTCGAAAAACCTGTCGCTCTACGGCGAGCGCGTCGGCGGCTTGAGCGTGGTTTGCCCGAATAAAGAAGAAGCGGAATTGGTGTTCGGACAACTCAAATTCACCGTCCGCCGCATCTACTCCAGCCCGCCCGCACATGGCGCCTATATCGCCGCCGACGTGATGAACAACCCCGAGCTTTACGCCTTGTGGCAAAATGAAGTCTATGTCATGCGCGACCGCATCCGCGCCATGCGGCAGAAACTTTACGACGTATTGACCGTCCAAATCCCTGACCGCGATTTCACTTATTTCATCAAACAGCGCGGCATGTTCAGCTACACAGGATTGAGCGTAGAACAAGTCCGCAGGCTGCGCGACGAATTTGCCGTTTACCTGCTGGATTCAGGCAGGATGTGCGTCGCCGGGCTGAATGCTTCGAATATCGCCTATGTTGCCGATGCGTTTGCCGAAGTGCTGAAATAAAACGCAAAAAGCAAAAGGTCGTCTGAAACCCGATGTAGTTTTATTTGAAGTAAATCAAAAGGCCGCCCGAAAAATTTTCATCTTTCAGACGGCCTCTCTATAATTGGCGCACCCAACAGGGATCGAACCTGTGACCTCCAGCTTCGGAAACTGACACTCTTCCAACTGAGCTATGGGTGCGAAGAAGGCGTAAGATTAACGCAAATCCCGCCTGTTGGCAAAGCCTATTATGCAGGATGGCGCAAACAAGACAAATTTGAAGAAAAATCCCATAAAATAATCAACAACATACACAACCCACCCCTTAACAGGCGGCAAAAAACCGCCGCCTTTGCGTATATTTTCCACAAGAGCGATTGGAAAGCCCTTGTGAATTCAGTATAATCCAGCAAAATATTGTTAACTGCGTTTAACACACCAAACTATAACTCAAAGCACAACCTAACCTAACGGCGAGGCCTACCAAATGAAACAACTCCGCGACTCCAAAGCCCAAGGCTCTGCATTGTTTACCCTTGTGAGCGGTATCGTTATTGCCATTGCAGTCATTTACTTCCTCATCAAATTGGCGGGCAGCGGCTCGTATGCAGACGTTGCCCAATCTTCCGAAACCGCCACCCAAACCCGCATCCAGCCCGTAGGACAGCTTACCTTGGGAGACGGCATTCCGGTAGGCGAACGCAAAGGCGATCAGATTTTCAACAAAATCTGTATCCAGTGTCACGGCGCAGACAAATCTGTACCCAACGCGCCAAAAATCGAAAACAACGGCGAATGGGCTCCCCGTATCGCGCAAGGCTTCGATACCCTTTTCCAACACGCTCTGAACGGCTTTAACGCCATGCCTGCAAAAGGCGGCGCAACCGATTTGACCGACCAAGAACTTAAACGCGTCATCACTTACATGGCGAACAAGAGCGGCGGTACCTTCCCTGATCCAGATGCCGCAGCACCTGCCGATCAAGCCGCTTCAGGCAATGCAGCCGCCTCCGCACCGGCCGCTGCCGGCTCTGCCCCCGCAGCAGATGCACCTAAAGCCGAAGACAAAGGCGCAGCCGCTCCTGCAGCTTCCGGCGCAGACGGTAAAAAAGTTTTTGAAGCAACCTGTCAGGCATGTCACGGCGGCGCAGTCCCCGGCATTCCCGGCATAGGTAAAAAAGACGAATGGGCTTCGCGTATCAAACAAGGTAAAGAAACCCTGCACAAACACGCAATCGAAGGCTTCAACGCCATGCCTGCAAAAGGCGGCAACGCCGGCCTGAGCGACGATGAAGTCAAAGCAGCGGTCGACTACATGGCAAACCAATCAGGCGCCAAATTCTGATTTGTTCAAGAACGCTATTGATATCCCGTCAAAAACGCACCTTTAAACAAGGTGCGTTTTTTATGAGTTCCAAGAAATATGTAATCCCCTATCAACGCAGGTTTGGGACAAATAACATCCCCACTTCATTTACGATATATTTTATTCATTAACCCGTTCATTCTACCCTGCCTACACAAAACATACTGAGATAGAAAGAACAGCATTAAATTTTCTTTCAATTGGCAGCACAACAAGATTTTCAATTCACGCACACTGTTTGAGACCTTTGCAAAATTCCCCAAAATCCCCTAAATTCCCATCAAGACATTTAGGGGATTTCCCATGAGCACCTTCTTCCAGCAAACCGCACAAGCCATGATTGCCAAACACATCGACCGCTTCCCATTATTGAAGTTGGATCAGGTGATTGATTGGCAACCGATCGAACAATACCTGAACCGTCAAAGAACCCGTTACCTTAGAGACCACCGCGGCCGTCCCGCCTATCCCCTGTTGTCCATGTTCAAAGCCGTCCTGCTCGGACAATGGCACAGCCTCTCCGATCCCGAACTCGAACACAGCCTCATCACCCGCATCGATTTCAACCTGTTTTGCCGTTTTGACGAACTGAGCATCCCCGATTACAGCACCTTATGCCGCTACCGTAACTGGCTGGCGCAAGACGACACCCTGTCCGAATTGCTGGAACTGATTAACTGCCAACTGGCCGAAAAAAACCTAAAAGTAGAGAAAGCATCCGCCGCCGTCATTGACGCCACCATTATTCAGACTGCCGGCAGCAAACAGCGTCAGGCCATAGAAGTCGACGAGGAAGGACAAGTCAGCGGCCAAACCACACCGAGTAAGGACAAAGATGCCCGTTGGACAAAGAAAAACGGCCTCTACAAACTCGGTTACAAACAACATACCCGTACCGATGAGGAAGGCTATATCGAGAAACTGCACATCACTCCTGCCAATACCCATGAGTGCAACCATCTGTCCCCTTTGTTGGAAGGCATTGCCGAAGGTACGACCGTCTATGCCGACAAAGGCTACGACAGCAAGGAAAACCGGCAACATCTGAAAGAGCATCAGTTGTTAGACGGCATTATGCGCAAAGCCTGCCGCAACCGTCCGCTGACGGAAGCGCAAACCAAACGCAACCGATATTTGTCGAAGACCCGTTATGTGGTCGAACAAAGCTTCGGTACGCTGCACCGTAAATTCCGCTACGCCCGGGCAGCCTATTTTGGTCTGCTCAAAGTGAGTGCGCAAAGCCATCTGAAGGCGATGTGTTTGAACCTGTTGAAAGCGGCCAACAGGCTAAGTGTGCCTGTTGCAGCCTAAAAGGCGGCCCGGATGCCTGATTATCGGGTATCCGGGGAGGATTAAGGGGGTATTTGGGTAGAATTAAGGAGTGATTGGGGGCGGAAACAGCCGAAAACAGCCGAAAACCTGTGTTTGGGGTTTCGGTTGTCGGGGGAAAAGGAATTTTGCAAAGGTCTCTGTTTATAAAAACCAATCTAAAAAAGGTCGTCTGAAACCTTATTTGGGTTTTCAGACGACCTTTTTTTACTTTTGAAGTTTACTGCTTATTTTGCTGCCGAAGCCGTAGAGGCTGCTTCGGCTTTTGCACCGACAGCTGCATCTTCACCCCATGCAGCAGGATATTTATAGCCTTCGAAGCGTTTGTGCGCATAGGCTTTGAACTCATCGGAGTTATAGGCTTCGGTTACATCTTTGAGCCATTGGCTGTCTTTATCGGCAGTTTTGACTGCTGCCCAGTTAACATAGGCAAAGCTCGGCTCTTGGAACAGGGCTTCGGTCAGCTTCATACCGCTGCTCATGGCATAGTTGCCATTTACGATGGCGAAATCAACATCGGCGCGGCTGCGTGGCAGTTGCGCGGCTTCAAGTTCTACGATTTTGATGTTTTTCGGATTTTCGGCGATGTCTGCTTTGGAAGCAGTCAGCGGATTAACGCCGTCTTTCAACTTAACCCAGCCCAATTCGTTCAACATCACCAGCGCACGGGCGAAGTTGGACGGGTCGTTAGGCGCGGAAACACTGCTGCCGTCTTTGACTTCGTCCAAAGATTTCAGTTTGCCCGGATACAGGCCCAAAGGCGCAGTCGGCACTTGGAAAGTTTCAGCAATATCTAATTTGTGTTCTTTTTTGAAGTCGTCCAAATAAGGCTTGTGTTGAAAAATGTTGATATCCAGTTCGCCTTCAGCCAAAGCGAGGTTAGGACGGACGTAATCGGTAAACTCAACCAGTTTGACGGTATAGCCTTTTTTCTCCAACGCAGGTTGGATTTGATCTTTGACCATGTCGCCAAAGTCGCCAACGGTCGTACCAAAGACGATCTCTTTTTTCGCCGCGCCATTATCGGCAACCGGTGATGCGGAGGATGCGGCAGGTGCGCTATCTTTCTGCCCACCACAAGCTGCAAGCACCACAGCAAGCGTAGCAGCAGAAAGGGTTTTAAAAAAAGTATTTACTTGCATATCTTACTCCTGATAATTCATTGAAACAGTTTTCAGACGACCTCTGCCGTCAAAAAACGAGAATTTTAAATCTATTTGGTAAAACTCAGGGGGTTTTTTGCAGATTTTTCTGTTGATTCTTATTATTACCACAGTATATTCGAAATAAAACTCGGCACAATCCAAAACTTACGCGCTATGATAGCCTACAATTTTCCAAGTCAACAGATCTAGCTCGCGTTACCCCAAACGTACGAATAGATTAAAGAAGGTCGTCTGAAATCTTGTAGACAGGGTTTCAGACGACCTTTTTATTTCATATTAAATAGATTTACATTACCAACGATCAAATAGAAAAGTCCTCGACAACTGGAGCATAAAGCGTCCTATCGACCACTTCACGTGTCAGCTTAGGCGCGAACAATTCTATAAAATCATATGCATAACCCCTAAGATAGGTATCTTTCCTAACGGCAATCCAAGTTGGAGACGACTCAAACAAATGCGAGGCATCCACTAATTCCAGATCTGTGTCATTCTCAGGATCGTAAGCCATCTTCGCCATCAACCCAACACCAAGACCCAAACGGACATACGTCTTTAAAACATCCGTGTCCGCTGCCGACAACACAACATCGGGCTGCTCTAATCTGGCTTTATTAAAAGCCCGGGCAATACTACTCCCCTGATTGAACGCAAATTCATAAGTAATCAAGGGAAAAGAGGCCAAATCCTCAATACTCAAAGGATTTTTACAATCCAACAAAGGATGTTCATGCGGCACGATAACCGCATGATTCCATTCATAACAAGTTAATTTACCCAACTCCGGATGCTCATCGATACGCTCAGTTACAATCGCAATATCCGCCTCTCCGTTACTAACCATCTGGGCGATGGCCGCAGGACTGCCCTGCTTGATGGTCAGTGTTACCTTCGGATAACGTTTGACAAATTCCGCCACAATCAAAGGCAGGGCATAACGTGCCTGCGTATGAGTCGTCGCAACAATCAACGAACCACTGTCATGATCAGTAAACTCACTGCCTATATTTTTAATATTCTGCACATCGCGCAAAATCCGTTCTACAATTTCCAACACAGCCTTGCCGGGCTGCGACACAGAAACCACGCGTTTGCCGCTGCGGATAAAAATCTGTACGCCCAACTCCTCCTCAAGAAGCCTGATTTGCTTGGAAATACCCGGCTGGGAGGTAAAAAGGGCTTCAGCAGCTTCAGACACATTCAGATTATGCCGGTACACCTCCAATGCATACCGTAATTGCTGTAATTTCATAAACGGCTCGTGTTCTATATATTTGTATGATTTGTGCGACAAATGGCAGACAATTTAACATATTTTTCCTAAATTGTCGGCAGCACCCTCACCTCAAATAAAAACTTTTGTTTTAAATAGTACTATACAAACCGATTATCGAAACCAACATTTCCCTCAGTACAAACTGTATCCTTCATACAACAACAAATGGCAACAAACTCCGATTTACCCATAAATAAATGACACAAACTTGATTTTTAGGCATGATTCGAAGCTAGGAAGCAGGCAGTTTCATGATTGTATGAGGCATTGAGTATTGACAGTAGGCACCATGCTTCTTTATAGTGCAAACTGATATATCCGATTTGCCGCTGCTTAGTATGCTGCGGCCTGTATATTGGTAATTTGCAGCGGTTCTTAAACACCCGCCGCATAACAATTTAGATGAGGGAATAAAATGACCAAACAGCTGAAATTAAGCGCATTGTTCGTTGCATTGGTTGCTTCCGGCACCGCAATGGCAAGCGAACCGCATACCAAACACGGCTACACCGTAAGCAGCCAGTCTCAAGAAGTTGTCCGCAACAACTATGGCGAATGCTGGAAAAACAGCTATTTCGACAAAGAAACCCAAGGTCGTGTCGAATGTGGCGACCGTGAAGCAGTAGCCGCAGTCCAACAAGCTCCAGAATATGTTGATGAAACCGTATCTCTGTCTTCTAAAACACTGTTCGGCTTCGATAAAGACAACCTCCGCCCTGAGGCTCAAGAGAACCTGAACGCATTAGCCCAACGCCTGAACAATGAAAATGTTCAAACTGTGCGTGTCGAAGGTCACACCGACTTTATGGGTTCAGAAGAGTACAACCAAGCTCTGTCCGAACGCCGTGCAAACGTAGTTGCCAACTACTTGGTTGGCCGTGGTATTCCTTCCAGCAAAGTTTCCGCTGTAGGTCTTGGCGAATCTCAAGCTCAAATGACTGCCACTTGTGAAGCAGAAGTAGCAAAACTGGGCAAAAAAGTATCCAAAGCCAAAAAACGTGCTGCTTTGATTGCATGTATCGAACCTGATCGTCGTGTTGACGTGAAAATCCGCAGCACTGTTACCAAACAAGTTGCCCCAGGTCAAACAATTGAAGGTCAAGGTGAACGTCCTGCAGTAGATGAAGGTTGGATTCCTTCTCCCTACAACGGTGTACACGGTTACGCCAAACCTTAACTAAATTCAGTTTTAATTCAAAACCCCGCCTCTGCGGGGTTTTCTTATATTTTTATTTTCTCCTCTACAAATTAAGAGACTTTTTATCCCCTCTTACACCCACCTCTATAAATAATCAAAAAAATCAATAAACAAAACTTAATGAAAAACAAATAAAAAAGTATCCTAAGATTACTCAGGATACCCTCTTCAAGTCTTATATCATCAAGTAAAATTACTTAACCTCTATCTTTTCTACTCCGCCCATATAAGGCTGCAAAGCAGCAGGAATATTGATGCTGCCGTCGGCGTTTTGATGGTTTTCCAAAACAGCAACCAAAGTACGGCCGACTGCCAAGCCGGAGCCGTTTAAGGTGTGTACCAAGCGGTTTTTGCCGTTTTCGTCTTTAAAACGCGCCTTCATGCGGCGGGCTTGGAAATCTTCGCAGTTGGAACAGCTTGAGATTTCGCGGTAGGTGTTTTGCGCGGGAACCCAGACTTCCAAATCATAGGTCTTAGTCGCGCCGAAGCCCATGTCGCCGGTACACAGGGTAATCACGCGGTAGGGCAGCTCCAAGGCCTTCAGGATGTTTTCGGCATGACCGACCATTTCTTCCAGCGCTTCGTATGATTTTTCGGGATGAACGATTTGCACCATTTCTACTTTATCGAATTGGTGTTGGCGAATCAGACCGCGCACGTCTTTACCGTATGCACCCGCTTCGGAGCGGAAACATGGGGAATGGGCGGTCAGCTTCAGCGGCAAGTCGCTACCTGCCACGATGCTGTCGGCAACGGTGTTGGTCAGCGTCACTTCGGCGGTCGGAATCAGGTATTGCGTTTTTTTGCTCTCGTCGCCGCCACGGGTAACATGGAACAAATCTTCTGCAAATTTAGGCAGTTGGCCCGTGCCTTGCAGGGTGGTGTCGTCCACGATGTAGGGCGTGTAATGCTCGGTGTAGCCGTGTTTCAGCGTGTGCGTATCGAGCATGAATTGCGCCAGCGCGCGGTGCAGGCGGGCGATTTGACCTTTCATGACGGTAAAGCGCGCGCCGGAGAGTTTCGCGCCGCCTTCGAAATCCAAGCCCAAAGGTTCGCCCAAATCGACATGGTCTTTGATTTCAAAGTCAAATTCGCGCGGGGTGCCGACTTTGCGGACTTCGACGTTTTCAGTTTCGTCTTTACCAACAGGCACGCTTTCGTGCGGCAGGTTGGGAATGCTCAACAACCATGCGTCCAATTCTTTCTGAACAGCATCCAAATCGGCGGCGGCCTGCTCCAAATCGGTTTTGATTTGGGCGACTTGATCCATTGCCGCCTGCGCCTCTTCGTGTTTGCCCTGTCCTTTCAATGCGCCGATTTGTTTGGAAATGCTGTTGCGCGAGGCTTGCAGTTCTTCGGTTTTCACTTGGACGGCTTTGCGCTGCTCTTCCAAGGCATTGAAACGTGCGGTATCAAACTCGTAACCGCGCTGCGCCAAACGTTCGGCGACGGCTGCGGTGTGGCTGCGGAGCTGTTGGATGTCTAACATTTTGTTATTCTCTCGATAAGATTCAGAAATCGCATTATTGTAAACCAAATCGCCAATCTTTTCATGACACCACTTTTATTCAAAAAACCCCTTCTTACATATCATGCATTGCAGAAAAAGCAAGAATGGGATAGAATTCATCGTTTTGTCAAACCTTGCCTTTTGCTTTCGCATGGCAAAAGGCTGTTATTTAATCATCCATAAGGAGATAACATGCGTCATTATGAGATCGTGTTTATCGTTCATCCTGATCAAAGCGAGCAAGTGCCTGCTATGGTTGAACGTTACAAAACCATGATTGCCGAAGCCGGCGGCAAAATCCACCGCTTGGAAGACTGGGGCCGCCGTCAACTGGCTTACCCGATTAACAAAATCCACAAAGCACACTATGTTTTGATGAACATCGAAACTACTCCTGAAGTAGTTGAAGAGCTGGAAACCGCTTTCCGCTTTAACGATGCCGTACTGCGCCATCTGACCATCAAAACAAAACATGCTGTAACCGAAGCCTCTCCTATGCTGGGCGGCGAAAAAGCAAAAAACTTGCTGAACGGTGCGGCTGAAGAAGTTGCAGCAGCCGAATAAGATTGGATAATCTTACAAAGCTTACCGCCTTGATTTACAAGATTGAATCCTTGAGATACACGCCGGCAGGAATCCCTGTTTTGGATATTATGTTAAAGCATGAATCTTGGCAGGAAGAAAACGGGCAAAAATGCCTGGTCAGTTTTGAAATTCCCGCGCGTATTTTAGGTAAGCAGGCTGAAGAATGGCAGTATCGGCAAGATACGATGGTTGAAGCAGAAGGCTTTCTCGCACAGCGAAGCAAACGCTTCCCAAGGCCGATACTCCGCATACAGAACATTAAAGAAT is a genomic window containing:
- a CDS encoding IS30 family transposase, coding for MGYTQLTQDERYHIQYLSRHCTIAEIAKQLNRHKSTISREIKRYCIQGQQYSADKAQRQSRLTKQHRRKPYKLDSQLIQHIDTLIRRKLSPEQVCAYLHKHHGITLHHSTVYRYLRQDKSNGGTLWQHLRICSKPYRKRYGSTWTRGKVPDRVGIENRPAIVDQKTRIGDWEADTIVGKNQKSALLTLVERTTRYTIICKLKNLKAEDTARAAIRVLKAYKARVHTITMDNGKEFYQHTKIAKALKAKTYFCRPYHSWEKGLNENTNGLIRQYFPKQTDFRNISDREIRRVQDELNHRPRKTLGYETPSVLFLNLFQPLVP
- the folP gene encoding dihydropteroate synthase, with protein sequence MTTRIWQAGRFEIGLDKPKIMGIVNLTPDSFSDGGVYSQNAQTALAHAERLLKEGADILDIGGESTRPGADYVSPEEEWARIEPVLAEVAGWGVPVSLDTRRTVIMEKALALGGVDIINDIAALTDEGAVELLARQADTGICLMHMQGLPENMQINPKYQDVVGEVARYLKERAAECIAAGIAPQRIALDPGFGFGKNLQHNIALMQHLPELMAETGFPLLIGVSRKRMIGELTGEADAAARVHGSVAAALASVARGAQIVRVHDVKATADALKVWDALGPAGVR
- a CDS encoding IS30 family transposase — protein: MSYTQLTQDERYHIQYLSRHCTIAEIAKQLNRHKSTISREIKRHCIQGQQYSAEKAQKQSRLTKQHRRKPYKLDSQLVQHIDTLIRRKLSPEQVCAYLHKHHGITLHHSTIYRYLRQDKSNGGTLWQHLRICSKPYRKRYGSTWTRGKVPDRVGIENRPAIVDRKTRIGDWEADTIVGKNQKSALLTLVERTTRYTIICKLKNLKAEDTARAAIRVLKAYKARVHTITMDNGKEFYQHTKIAKALKAKTYFCRPYHSWEKGLNENTNGLIRQYFPKQTDFRNISDREIRRVQDELNHRPRKTLGYETPSVLFLNLFQPLVP
- a CDS encoding aromatic amino acid transaminase, with the translated sequence MYRHVEYYPGDPILSLVETFKNDPRPEKVNLSIGIYFDDEGKMPVLESVNRAETARAATPAPSPYLPMEGLNTYRSAVQHLLFGKDNPALAQGRIVTVQTLGGSGALKVGADFLHRWFPAARAYVSDPTWDNHRGIFEGAGFEVGTYPYYDPATVGVKFDEMTAFFNTLPEHSVLILHPCCHNPTGVDMSEQQWDEVLQIIKTRKLIPFMDIAYQGFGGDLDSDAYAIRKAVEMELPLFVSNSFSKNLSLYGERVGGLSVVCPNKEEAELVFGQLKFTVRRIYSSPPAHGAYIAADVMNNPELYALWQNEVYVMRDRIRAMRQKLYDVLTVQIPDRDFTYFIKQRGMFSYTGLSVEQVRRLRDEFAVYLLDSGRMCVAGLNASNIAYVADAFAEVLK
- a CDS encoding c-type cytochrome, whose product is MKQLRDSKAQGSALFTLVSGIVIAIAVIYFLIKLAGSGSYADVAQSSETATQTRIQPVGQLTLGDGIPVGERKGDQIFNKICIQCHGADKSVPNAPKIENNGEWAPRIAQGFDTLFQHALNGFNAMPAKGGATDLTDQELKRVITYMANKSGGTFPDPDAAAPADQAASGNAAASAPAAAGSAPAADAPKAEDKGAAAPAASGADGKKVFEATCQACHGGAVPGIPGIGKKDEWASRIKQGKETLHKHAIEGFNAMPAKGGNAGLSDDEVKAAVDYMANQSGAKF
- a CDS encoding IS5 family transposase translates to MSTFFQQTAQAMIAKHIDRFPLLKLDQVIDWQPIEQYLNRQRTRYLRDHRGRPAYPLLSMFKAVLLGQWHSLSDPELEHSLITRIDFNLFCRFDELSIPDYSTLCRYRNWLAQDDTLSELLELINCQLAEKNLKVEKASAAVIDATIIQTAGSKQRQAIEVDEEGQVSGQTTPSKDKDARWTKKNGLYKLGYKQHTRTDEEGYIEKLHITPANTHECNHLSPLLEGIAEGTTVYADKGYDSKENRQHLKEHQLLDGIMRKACRNRPLTEAQTKRNRYLSKTRYVVEQSFGTLHRKFRYARAAYFGLLKVSAQSHLKAMCLNLLKAANRLSVPVAA
- a CDS encoding MetQ/NlpA family ABC transporter substrate-binding protein: MQVNTFFKTLSAATLAVVLAACGGQKDSAPAASSASPVADNGAAKKEIVFGTTVGDFGDMVKDQIQPALEKKGYTVKLVEFTDYVRPNLALAEGELDINIFQHKPYLDDFKKEHKLDIAETFQVPTAPLGLYPGKLKSLDEVKDGSSVSAPNDPSNFARALVMLNELGWVKLKDGVNPLTASKADIAENPKNIKIVELEAAQLPRSRADVDFAIVNGNYAMSSGMKLTEALFQEPSFAYVNWAAVKTADKDSQWLKDVTEAYNSDEFKAYAHKRFEGYKYPAAWGEDAAVGAKAEAASTASAAK
- a CDS encoding CysB family HTH-type transcriptional regulator, giving the protein MKLQQLRYALEVYRHNLNVSEAAEALFTSQPGISKQIRLLEEELGVQIFIRSGKRVVSVSQPGKAVLEIVERILRDVQNIKNIGSEFTDHDSGSLIVATTHTQARYALPLIVAEFVKRYPKVTLTIKQGSPAAIAQMVSNGEADIAIVTERIDEHPELGKLTCYEWNHAVIVPHEHPLLDCKNPLSIEDLASFPLITYEFAFNQGSSIARAFNKARLEQPDVVLSAADTDVLKTYVRLGLGVGLMAKMAYDPENDTDLELVDASHLFESSPTWIAVRKDTYLRGYAYDFIELFAPKLTREVVDRTLYAPVVEDFSI